The genomic stretch GTGAGAATGCACTCTTCTCAGATTGGGGAATTTCAATGATGACCAGTGAGAGGTGTACCTGTTCTCATATGACTATGAAGATCTCCTAACTGATCAGTCACAAGGATTGAATGGAATTTATGTTAACTGGCAAAATCTTATTTCCAAAATACCAAATGAACTTCTTATAACCTTAACTTTACTGGACCTTAAAAGTTATTCTTTCCCGGTATAATTACCGGCTGTTTTCACAATTTCTCTTTCAATCAATTTGCTTGACTCACTCAACTATAGTTCATTATGTCAAAAGTTCAGCCATTCCTAATTGCTCACAAATCTGATATTTGTTCTTCAAATATCCTTTTTATTCATTCTACAACAGTTCTAATAACATCCAAACAATTTTTGTTTGGAACTGCTGTAAATTTTGTGAGTTAAGGATGTTTCTGTAATTTCAAAATTTCAGAGGATACTGACTTGAAATTTATGTGGTAAAATCCTACGTTTATAATACTgaaagtacaaagtttcattaacgtggATTAATGAAACTGGATAAAGGGGAGTCACAGTTTGCTGTACTGCTCTTCTTACTACATGTTAGCACGCTGCAGTACACGCGGTGACGTGTTGCATAGTGTGGGAACAAGTCCTCTGAGGCCCTCTCCCTACAGCATCTGCAGTGGCATAAAATTGCCTCTGAGACTAACTGTACTTTACTGTGCCACAATATGAACGATCGGAGCCGATGTTTCATGTTAGCATGCGTgttcttaaaaattatttacttttttaatgcTAGAGTATAGAACTTAGTACTGGACTTTGTACTGCCAGGTGAAGATTTTATCATTCACTCTTTGCATGTACACACATAACATTTCACTAAGTACAAtttcgtactgtggaaggaaaaaaaagaagtgaATTTATTTTGAGTGGTTGTTCTGTGTGTTCATTACAAATAAGAACTGTCTTCTATTTTCTTCACAACAGTCTTCCCGGTTGAATTTTTGACTCGATAGCAGATTGTGATTGTCGCATGTCGACTAGGTCTTTATAGAATATATTGATTTAAGAGAAGATTAAAAAGTCTGCCATTTTTACTGATACATCTGTGTCACGTTTGTATCTCACTACTGTGAAACTGAAGTTGCATCAGTTTACTTGTTCTATCATGGAATAAGATTAGTTAATACACCATAGAATGGAAACTCATAACAGTTGTAATTTGTATGCATGCAATTCATTATATCCAAGAATTTTACTTTAAATATTTGTTGCACTGCATTAATATTGTTGTAATAATTTACTATGATCAAACAGAGATGAATATGTAAAATTATTCCACTGAAGAAGATTTTGAAGTCCATTTCCCTGTGTTCCATTTCCTATATTGTATAATAATGTAAGAAGTATTGTATTTGAAATGTACATGACCCTATCCAGAAAATaggttatttatttttttccccaaTATACTAAATTGTTTGCACTTTAATAGTACTAGATCTACAGTTGATAGAAAAGTGTGAATTTTGTCTATAGCCCGAATTTTATATTTCTAAcaagtagaatacttgtcatattGATCTGTTTGGGATAATGATGATTATGATTTATGTCACTGTCAATACCATTACGAAATTCATATGCATGCTTGTTGGCTAGTAATCATTTGTTACATAACTGAACTTTTCCTAGTTACATTGCGAGTCATTTTTCCACACACTCGtgcaatgaaattttattttactttaacatTTAGTTTTGAAGGTAGTTGGATTAACCCTGTGTTGTTTACAAACTAGATAAAGTGGCTCAAAAGTACTGCAAAAGGAGGTCAGCAATTTGAAAGGAGGCCAATACCACGGAAAAATATAATTGTGGTAGAAGAGTGCACTCTTCAGGACTACAATGAGCAACATTTTAACTTATTACGTCTTTTCCCTTTCAAGTACATTGCCTTTTGACATTAAACTGTGTCACTAAAATAATGTACTCAGTTTTATATAATAGTATGAAAACTACTGAATTTTGTTCCAACAAAGCTGAACTTTCCTAATCAATGGTTTCATTTAAGTATTGCAGTCAGCATTGTACAGGGGCTTGAAATTTCATAAAGACAGCTAAACAGCATGGATCAGAGCAACAATGTATATGTGAGGTGGAATAAGCATCAAGCTACTTCGATGTCTCTTTTTGGTGGTCTGTTCGACAGTGAGAGGTTAACAGACTGCACTATTAGTGCTGAGGGGCAACATTTGAGAGCGCATAAAATAATTCTTTCGGCTTGTAGCCCATACTTAGAGGAACTGTTCACTGAAAACTGTGAGAAACATCCAGTCATTATCCTGCATGATGTAAAATATGATGTACTTAAGGCTTTGATGGACTTCATGTACCATGGTGAAGTAAATGTACTGCAAAAGGAGTTTAGTGGTGTTCTGAAACTCTCAGAGTCCCTTCAGATAAGGGGTCTGTCTCGCAGTGGATGTATAGATGATGTCAACATATAGAAAGGGAGTGGAAGCAATGCACTATCAGTACCTCCCGAAACTCTCCCATTTCGACCTGCATCTGTGTCATGCTTTACCCCAGCTCAaaatgaagcagaagaaaagaTGCAGCCATATAGTGAATGCTATCAAACTGTGTTGTCCCAGGAAAGAAATTCTGTGGAAGTAGACTCGGTTCCTAATCCCTTTCGAAAGTACGAAAAAAATATTAATCACTGTGGTTCTGATCAGAGAGCGGGCCGAAATGTATTCGAAGGTGTCATTACTCGTGACTGTGATAGTAATTGTCGACTTCCATCTCGTCAGCAAATACTGTCTACATCAAATAACCCTACTGTTGGAGCAGCTTTCAGTCCAGTCCCCCACCATTCTATGCGCAGTCAGTTGCAGATCTCCCGTGAAGAATTGACTTTTGATCTGATTGTTGCAGAAGAGGAACAGTTTTCAGCTCCAGAAACAGTATTAATTCATCAGAAACCAGCAAATTTGAATGCACATCCAGAAGAGATACCATTAGAAACAAAATCTGAGGTGCCTGATAGTCACGTAGAAGTAGTGGAAGTACAGGACAGTGATGATGATCAGGATGATAATGGTGGTGATTATCCTGATGATGATGACAGTGCTCATGAAGACATTGTGGAGGGCAGGACAGTGAGTGAAGATGTTTCACGTGGGGAGAATTTTCATACTGGAGGAATGAACAGTCTTCAGTCTTTATTTGGCAGTGATTATATGCATAATGTGACATTGGCATCATCTCCCACTGCATTACACTGTCGATTTGTTTGTCACAATTGTGGGAAGTCTTATAAATATCATAGAGGTCTAAAAAGACACTTGAAACACTATTGTGGCAAAGAACCTCAGCTTCAGTGCCCTCGCTGCAACAAACATTGTGCTAGGAGAGATGAATTAAAGGCACATATGTCTACTAGTCGTTGTCAGATGCAAGGAAAGTATTGCACTCTTTGAAGGCAATGGTTGTTAGCACAGAAAGGGAGTGAGTAATGTTGGGCGAATTTCTGGTCATCATTGAGCACTTTTTTGTGAGTTTTTACTTGACGAATGGCAGCTTTGTGTATAAATTACTTGAAGTGATGAAATCGAGCACTGTGAGAGTGTGAAAATGCCCCTGAAATACGTGAGAGGTGTTGCGGCAGttgtaaatgtatttgaaaatgaTACAGAGACTTTACAAACTAATGACACTTGCAGATCAATTAAGAAAATTGCTACTTGTTGTCGAACAACTCACGAGTTGTGGAATTGTGTTCAGATTGCTTATCCTTTTCATTATAATCATTTTTTAGATAAGGACTTTAATTAATGTAGTGGTCATCCTCTGCTGTTGCTGTGAAAACAATAACAGAATCATGAGAGCTGGTATGTTCTCAGCTTGTTACTGTAGCATAATTTTAAATTCCAGAAATGTGAATGTTTACACAGAACGTTGAAACTTTATACCTTCTCATTGGAGGAAAAACGTTTGGATTACTGCTGTTTGGTTCtcagatataaaaaaaaatccCTTCACAGTTTTTGTAGTATTTCTTTCCACAGAAAAATGTCAGtgctttcagttttactgtattttcaCATGTCACACCAGAAAGGAAATATTTATTGCTACTGGAATTCAAGGAGTTAATAGGAGCACTCTGTTAAGATTTTATTTATGTACTGCTAACAAAAAATTCTAAATGAGAAATTATCTTACAATGATAAGTATCTGTTAATAGTTCTCAAATTTCAGTTCCAAAACGTCACTGTCCATGCACACATttggcacaaaaataaaataattaacacgaTTGCTCAGCCTTCGAGGCAATCCAGTCTGGCAAGTCAGTCCACCATTGTACCGATCGGGCATGACTTACAGGATATAAGCACGTGTATAAGATCCATCTGGttaaattttgtgaaatatttgacAAGTAATTAAAAGCTCAGGTAATAATTGTGCTAGACATACCAGAAATTGTCAGAGTATGTACTCAATAGatcctactgtccccacacccctcCACCTTACAGTTTCTGCCCGATGTCCTGTCACAACCTCCCTTTTCATGTCCCCCACCCTCCTTGTGTGCTGCTTGTCTTTCCTCATCACTGCTTCTCTCCTCCTCTGGTCTCCATTTTATCTCCCACACCCCATCTCCGAATGCTGCacctggcagtttttttttttttttcaggctgtgGTCTAGTCCCTGCATGCCCCACCAGGCAGCACTCCTCTTTCCCCTCACTCTTACCATGTTatcccttcccctcctccttcGTGGCCTACTCCAAATTGCTATACGTACACGTGACAGTCGCGTACCAATCAGAGCTGCTAGTGGAAGCAGTCGTGTATTTTAGGTAcgtgtgcgtgtctgtgtgtgtttttgcTGAAAAAGGTTTTGGTCTAAAGCTATAATGTAACAGTCTTTTTAGTTGTGCTTGTCTGCATCTCATAGGGTCATCTTTGCAGTGAATGGAAGCCTATCCTTTTcctaacattgttgatattccaacctggagcttCCATTGTTTAAATTACATTGGATATTGCTGAGAAGTATATGAAACTATAAAGTTTTAAGCATCTTTTTATTTTGGATTTTTCCTGTATAATGCTTCAGTTTCAACAACAGTTCATTTGAGACCGCCTAACTACAGTTAACTGATTGAACTTTTTATTTGGCACTCTTAACTCAATTAAAACACTGGTACGAGTCTCTTTTTAGGTAAGGAATGCTTGCCTCGGATCTGGCAACCAAATCCTAGTTGTTTCCAAAAAATTGTGGCTATAGTTACattaataaataacaaaatgttgTTTAATTTATGAAGCCAGCAATATAAAACTATTCTTAAGCTTAGAAAAACTGGATGTTGGGTTTTTATATAAAAAGATGTTATTTTCACATTCGATGACTTTGTCTACTTCAATTTTCCTGAAGCTACAGCAATTTTGTTGGCAGTGTCCGTGGTCTTATCTTTATCTATTGTACCATATTAAACACATTAGGGCTACTATTGAGGAGGAGGCTTATTCCCCATGTTTAACCATGTTTTGCTACAAAATGTTAACTaaacaaaaacatgtttttgaTTGTAACAATTTTCTATTTTTCAATTCACTTCCAATTTCTTACAGGCTTCACTCTTACAAAATAAAATCTAGATGTGGTAGCAGGTGGAGCATGAAGTGCAATTATACAAATATTTATTCTTAAAATGAATTaacatacaattacaaacaacttgaaAAACGAACAAGTTAATTTTGTGATCACTGTTTACTATTTTATATGTCCCTATATTTGTTCAGAAGTAATTCTACAATAAGATGAGATATGTGACCTTAATAAAACAGTAAAATGTAATTAAAAGTTAACAAACTCATGCATGAAGACATAACGTAAAGGTCTAATTTCACAAGGATTTATGTATTTTGTACGGTGCACTGTATATAACCTTATTTTTGATCAAATTACTGTTTCTCTCACTCTCCCCCGTCCCTCCCCCATACCCCCACTCCCCCTTCCTGCCATCCCATCCCCGTCCATCctgcctctccccctccctcccccacccccatctttagcccctccccctctcacccatTCCCTCTCAACCGTCCCCTCCCTCTCACCCGTCCCCTCCCTCTCACCCGTCCCCTCCCTCTCACCCGTCCCCTCCCTCTCACCCGTCCCCTCCCTCTCACCCGTCCCCTCCCTCTGACCCGTCCCCTCCCTCTGACCCGTCCCCTCCCTCTGACCCGTCCCCTCCCTCTGACCCGTCCCCTCCCTCTGACCCGTCCCCTCCCTCTGACCCGTCCCCTCCCTCTGACCCGTCCCCTCCCTCTGACCCGTCCCCTCCCTCTGACCCGTCCCCTCCCTCTGACCCGTCCCCTCCCTCTGACCCGTCCCCTCCCTCTGACCCGTCCCCTCCCTCTGACCCGTCCCCTCCCTCTGACCCGTCCCCTCCCTCTGACCCGTCCCCTCCCTCTGACCCGTCCCCTCCCTCTGACCCGTCCCCTCCCTCTGACCCGTCCCCTCCCTCTGACCCGTCCCCTGCCTCCCCTCTCTCCTGTCCCCCTCCCTACCCCCCTCGCTCCCGTCCTCTCTCTCCCGtgtccctccctcctctccccgaCCCTCCCACCACCACTCCAGGACCCTATCCTCCCCTCCCAtccctgccgccccctcccctcccatccctgccgctcctccgccctctgcaGCCCTCACCTGCCCCCTCACCTGCCCTCTCTCCCGCCCCctaccctcccctctctccctgctcacccccctctctcccaccccctctctcccaccccctctctcccaccccctctctcccaccccctctctcccaccTCCTCTCTCCCACCTCCTCTCTCCCACCTCCTCTCTCCCACCTCCTCTCTCCCACCTCCTCTCTCccacctcctctctctcccccactcACCCCCTCAAGCATGGTCCTCTCTCCACAATAGTGGTCAGCTGATGACTGTTAGGCTTGTGGCATAATGCCGAAGTGGTGACCACCAGCGAGCATTTCTTGATGGATACAGGCCTCGGGCAATGCCATGCACTGTCTGCCATTCAAATTATATATTTTCTTgatgtttttataatgtttcactccaGACAAATCACAGGCTTTAATTAAATGTTTCCAAAAACAGTATTCTcaccaaacaaaaaatatttttaatttagtttGTAAATGTAATGTTAGTTCATAAGTGACGTATGTGCCAGATGCAAACTGCTGGTTAGTTGCCCTGCAGGCTATACGAACATCGTGGGTCCTACCATATCACTGTTTTATCCTGTGATGATGTAGTATGTAAATTTTGCTGGTAAATACTCGGGTTACTCTTGTAATGGATACAAATCAGATATGTTCTAGTACATAAGATTTTTGACATAGTGTAATAGGAAAGTTGCATAGCATAGTGtgtactcttattttacttttatctaCAGATCTATGtacaaaagatctgaagatggttcacaTGATCTAAAACTgatgatttaaaaagaaaattaaagcaTTATACGTGGACAATTAAGTCTACTTTTCAAAACAAGGCATTGCAGCTCTACTGATGACGTTGGCAGTTTTTGCATAATTTTATTGATTTATAACATTTGCCTCAAGTGTGATGTTTTTATTATTGCTTTATATGTCAGTGTGGCATGGGAAAATTTTGTCAATTTAGCCTTGACAATTTACTAAAAGCTGCAATGtgtcttacaattttttttaaattacattaaataaattgAAACTCGCATCGGAGGCAAGCATGCCATTGATTTATGGCACGTAGAACAACACACAACATTAAGTCTCTACTCTTCCACTGAGCTTAATTTGTAGTGGAGTGGTTTGGGCTGTCAGAGGTACTTGCACTGCTACAATATTACCCTTAAcacaaattttattgtatttaacttAGATTCTGACACATTTAGGGACAGGCTAAATTCGTATTACGGAAATCACAGGAAAATGTACCACATAGTGTTTATTAAATGCTAAGTTCAAGAAATCGCCAAGTGATTGTGTGATTAATAAAGCATCTCTATCAATTATGTTTAGCAAAGAACTACAATTTCACAGAATCACAAATGTTGAGTCAGTTACCTAATTAGTTAGAATATTAGGATGAACAGTTCAAAGTAATTCACCAAAGAGTCAGAGAAAATGAACAATTTAACTCTCTCAAAAAAATGTACTCGGAATAATAGGAAACCAGTTTTCCTATCAAATATGGACTCTTGACACTGTTGAGTGATTTTTGCTGGAGAGGTAGCGTAGATACGTGCACATTTAGCCATCTTCATGCAACTTTGATCTCTTCAAAATCTATTTTAGAGGAATGAATTTTGTTACTATTCTTGTTGGGACTTACAAGAGTTATGGCACAGATAAGCATACAAAATGGCTGGATTTCCTCAAAATAGTGCGTTGCTGCAAACTGAATATGCATTGTTTCACTAAAAACAATTAGACTAGTAATGaagatagagcactcaaattgtaGATGTTCTATCAGTTAAGTTCATGTGCAGTTTCTATATACAGTAATTATGAGAATGAACATGAAATTAATGAGTTCTTAAAACTCAGAATTTGGGAGCTGTTGAAATCTGATGTCTGGTGTACAGTAACAATATTCTGAACCATCAAATATAAAGTCCATTAACTTCCACGTTTTGTTCTTCAATCACTGTGTTCTTCCTCAATACGTAAGCATGAGTTTCTGTTCTCTTGATACAGTCCATACTTTCTCAAACTGTTGCAGCCGTGGAAATCACCATTATTTTTGAGTACGTCATCGCTAACACAGGAATTGACAAACTGCCCTTGTTAACTTTGCTGTGTGGGGTACTGCAGTGAATACATGactgcatttctctctctctctctctctctctctctctctctctctctctctctctctcacacacacacacacacacacacacacacacacacacacacacacacacacacacacacacacacgttgctaTATTTAACAGGAGGAACAAGCTGTAATTTCACTGGACATTTACTTAAGAATAGTACATATTGCCTTCACATATTTCGTTAAATGGCCAAGGGACATGAAATGGATTGATGTGAAGAAATTGGGAACCTCATAAAATGACGTCACAGCAACTTTGAAGACTTGGTCCAAAAGCTTCTCCAcagtggaatatttgtttcatgatgctttgtaacttCAAGAGctttctctttaataaaaaaaatcattattaatgtttgatatgttttcctgtgatttctgtaacaaaaaaatttcttttattaatatgTGTCATAATGTAATTGATTAAATTACAATGATGTATATGCCAAAATGTAATATCATAAAAATGTAATTATCGATGCCAATTCCAGTAAGTGGCATTTTTCGTATTGTATGTTGTGCTGTTTCACAAAAGAATGAATaagttaaagtttatttcatttaatttattgtaaTACTGTAAATTGTCTGGGCCGAACCAATGCAGTTTTGCCACTCAATCTCAATACAACAACAGTGAGTAGGAAGCCTCCTGATCAGGCAAGGTTCTGCCAATATGTTTTCCTACACTAAAGATTGTACATATGTGCTAAAAAATTCAACAACAATCATCCTATTTGGGTCACTTTTCAACaacatttatgtgaaataattaTGCATTCTTCTTCATTTCTCATCATTTCTGGCCAGTTACGTAAATGGACATTGTACCGTACACTCATGCTTTGTAAATAATTGTGTAACTTGTTGTTCCTGAAGGTAATTGGATTAACATAAGATTGTTTACACACTAGGTCAGGCGCTCAGAATTTCTGGAACAACTGTATCTGCAATTTGGAGGAGAATCTTTGCCATGGATTATCTGTTATTCACGAACGAGTGAAGATTCCGCTCTGCTGAACTTGGAGAAAGATTGCTTCCTGCATGAAGATGATCAACTTGTAGATAATTCTTTTCCTGTTATTCAAAAGGAACTGAAATTTCCTTGTCACTGAAGTAGTTCATCCAGCTTTATACAAGAGTTTAAAGTCTTGCGAAGACAGCTAggcaggatgaatgaaaacaacaaTGTTCATTTGAGGTGGAATAAACATCAAGCTACTTTGATGTCTGTTTTCGATTGTCTGTTGGACAGTGAGAAGCTAACAGACTGCACAATTAGTGCTGAGGGACATCATGTAAGAGCACACAAGATAATTCTTTCTGCATGTAGTCCATATTTTGAGGAACTGTTCTCTGAAAACTATGAGAAGCACCCAATTATTATTCTGCACGACGTAAAATACAATGTGGTGAAGGCTTTGATGGATTTTATGTACCGTGGTGAAGTAAATGTGCCACAAGAGGAGCTTAGTGGTATTCTTAAACTCTCGGAGTCCCTTCAAGTAAGGGGACTGTCTGGTAGTGGATGTGTGGAAGATGTTTACATGCAGAAAGGCAGTGGAAGAAATGCACAATCAGTACATCCAGAAACACTCTCACTGCAACCTGCTTCTGTGTCACATTTTGCCTCAAATCAGAACAAGGCAGAAGAAAAGGTGCAGTCATTTAGAGAAAGCCCTCCATGTGTGTCATCCCAGGAAGGAGGTTATGTGGAAATAGACTCCATTTCTAAATCCTTTCGAAAGTACAGAGAAAGTATTAATCACTCTGGTTCTGATCAGAGAACAGGCCAGAATGAGTTTGAAGAAGTCATTACACCTGATCTTGATAATGTGCATCAACTTCAATCTCAAAGGCAAGCACTGCCCACAATCTGTAATGCAGCAGATGGATCAGTTTTCAGTCCAATTCCACATCAGTCTGCATGTAGTGAGTTGCAGAGCTCCAGTGGGGAAATGACTGTTGCAGAAAATGAGCAGTTTCTAATACCGGAGGCAGTATTACCTGACAAAAGGTCAGCAAATCTGAGTACACACCAACAAGAGGTAGCACTTGAAACAAAATCTGAGGTCCTGGAGAGTCACATGGAAATTGTAGAAGACCTTACTCTCGATGACGACGAAGATGACGATTACCTTGCTGCTGACGATTATCGTGAAGATTGTAACAGTGCTGAAGTTGACATTGGGGAAGTTGGCAGAGCGGGTGGAGGTCTTACATACGAAGAATATTTTCGTGCTCAAGGAGTTAACAATCTGCGTTCTTCGTTTGGTAGTGATTATTCGAATCACATGACTTCCACAACACCCCAGACGGTATTACATAAACGGTTTTGTTGTCAGTCATGTGGGAAGTCTTACAAGCATCCATCAGGCTTATGCAGACATgtgaagcttgaatgtggtaaagAACCACAGATCCAGTGTCCCCGCTGCAATTATCGGTGCTTTAGGAGTCATACTCTTAAGAAACATATGACTACTCGCCGATGTCAGATGCGAGAAAAGTGTGCACTTTTTGAAGAAGGGGTGTGACAGTATAAaccaaacacaaagaaaagaaaaagttcctgATCATTGGTGAGGATTTTTTTCTTTATCATTGGCAATATGTATGTGTAAGATGGATGAAGCACCGATTCTTTGCGCTGTGTGGGTACAAATTCATCTCTGTGTAAATTGTCTGCTATGAGCGTGTTTTAAATTGGTTGAAACTTGGCAGTCTCAATGTTTTTTAGAGTAATTTTCCCTGAGAGGACTATTACTTTGTATTAAATGAAGTAATTATGTCAGTACAGATGTTGTGTTCTGATCTGTAATATATTCTGTTGTAAACAGAAAGATCTTAAGTATATCagtataaataaaataatgttgaaaacCTTACTGAATTCTGACAGCTGTAATATCCCCTTGAATTTCTAGCTAATAATTATGCCATCTTAAAGGATTCATCAGTCATAAACTATCTGTTTGTGTAGTGTCAGAGCGGTATAAGATGAATGGGCTCATAAACTTTTTGTGGGAAAAGCAGTTTCGTGGCTGAGAATTTTTCTGgccttttttttgtcatttttgccATCAGAATGTAATTCAGCTTTCCTAGAAAGAATGtgtaata from Schistocerca serialis cubense isolate TAMUIC-IGC-003099 chromosome 10, iqSchSeri2.2, whole genome shotgun sequence encodes the following:
- the LOC126424529 gene encoding longitudinals lacking protein-like isoform X6 produces the protein MNENNNVHLRWNKHQATLMSVFDCLLDSEKLTDCTISAEGHHVRAHKIILSACSPYFEELFSENYEKHPIIILHDVKYNVVKALMDFMYRGEVNVPQEELSGILKLSESLQVRGLSGSGCVEDVYMQKGSGRNAQSVHPETLSLQPASVSHFASNQNKAEEKVQSFRESPPCVSSQEGGYVEIDSISKSFRKYRESINHSGSDQRTGQNEFEEVITPDLDNVHQLQSQRQALPTICNAADGSVFSPIPHQSACSELQSSSGEMTVAENEQFLIPEAVLPDKRSANLSTHQQEVALETKSEVLESHMEIVEDLTLDDDEDDDYLAADDYREDCNSAEVDIGEVGRAGGGLTYEEYFRAQGVNNLRSSFGSDYSNHMTSTTPQTVLHKRFCCQSCGKSYKHPSGLCRHVKLECGKEPQIQCPRCNYRCFRSHTLKKHMTTRRCQMREKCALFEEGV